The sequence CATGGCTTCCTCTTCACTTTCACAGAGTCTATATACAATATTATAAATAGATAGCGGATAATGTCAATATTCTTTCTGAAAAAGGCAAATCCTGCGCCGGCGAATATAGACAAATTATGCAGTTTATGCTACTATAAAGAACAGAGATTTTTTGCAACTTCCACATAGGCGGAGAAAAATATGACCAAACTCACTGTTACAATTGAACGCTGCCAACAGATCGGCCATCAGCTGAATCTGCAAGTGACCCTCACCTGTCCGGTGCCCCCGGTGTACCCCAAACTCAGCGTTGTCTTTACCTGCGGCGAACGCACCCGGATCATTCCCATGACATTTGCCGACAGAGACGGCACCACGCTGCGCGCCCAAAAAACCGTGGAGCTGGCCTATGTGTTTTACGAGCCGCCGGTGGGGCAGCCCATGGGCATCACTTTTCTTTATACCGACGGCGTTCACGGCTATCAGCCGGTGGAACCGGACCAACCGTACCAAGTGACCTGTCCGCCCCGCCGGGCGCTGCGCCACTTTATCCACAGCAGCAAAAAAGAGAAGTTGAAGCAGTTGGCAGGGGCTTGCTTCTCGCTGCTGGCTCTGCCCTATCGACACTGCAAGGTGGAACCTAAGCAAGTGACGTTCCTTTCCAACCGTTCCGATCGATTGTCCGGCAATATTAAATCCGTCTTTTTGGAGATGACCAAGGTACCGGGCGTGGAGATCACCGTCCTGTGCCACAAGGGCAACCTGCTTCACAGCCTGCCGGTGCTGCGCCAATTTCTGCGCCTGTATGCCACGTCGCAGGTGGTGTTTGTAGACGACTATTATCACCTGCTGTCTTATGTAAAGAAAAAGCCGGAGGTGCAGCTGGTGCAATTGTGGCACGCCTGCGGTGCCTTTAAGACCTTTGGCTACTCCCGCCAGGGTGAGCAGGCACTGCCCCAAGGCTCGCCCAATCACCGGCAGTACGACTACGCGATTGTCAGCTCTCAACAGGTGTGCCCCTGCTATGCAGAAGGCTTTGGCATTGATTTGCAAAAGGTATTACCCCTGGGCTCACCTCGGTGCGACCGCTTTGCCGATGACCGATACAAGGCGGCCTTTACCAAGCGCTTTTATGCGGAAAACCCCCAATTAGCAGACAAAAAGATCGTGTTGTTCGCGCCCACCTTTCGAGGCGGCGGTCAAGGCAACTGCTACTATCCGCTGGAGAAATTCCGCCCGGACGATCTGCTGGATGCCCTGCCGGAGAACACGGTGCTGGCAACGAAAATGCACCCTTATCTAACCGAACGCCCCACCTGCCAAAGGGCAGAGCACGCCAACCGGTTTATTGATCTGACAGATCGGTACGATGTGAACGACCTGCTGTTTGTCAGCAGCGTACTCATCACCGACTATTCCAGCGTGGTGTACGAGGCGTCTATTTTGAACCTGCCCATGCTGTTCTATGCCTTCGATTTAGAAAGCTATTGCAAGGAGCGGGACTTTTACTGCGACTACGCCTCCTTTGTGCCCGGGCGCATTGTGCGCACCATGGAGGAACTGACCCACGCCCTGCAAACGGAGGATTACCAGCAAGAGAAAGTGGCGCCCTTCTATACTCGCAATTTTGATGATACCGCCGGAAAAGCCACCCAGAATGTGGTGCACTTTGCCAAAGAGCTGCTGCATATTCCCACGGATCACCTACCCCTATAAATTCCCAGTAACGGAGACTGTTCATGTTTAACTGCAAAATGATTATCAACCGCCTGCATATTGAGGACGCTCGTATGGAGATCGGGGTGGCCATCAACTGCCCCTTTGATGTGGATGTTTCCTCTCCCAAAGCGCGAATCCTGTTTGAATGTGACGGACAGACCCGCCGCCTGCCCCTGCGGGTGGTCAACTACTTTCGCCAAAAGCAGGAGGGGAGCTGCATTGTGGTATGCAACTATACCTATCTGCTGGACCAGATCTTTTACCGCTTCCAGCCGGAAAGCCCGGTGACCGTCACCATTGACTTTGAGTACGGCCGCCACACGGTGCAAGCGCTGCCCTTTACCGTGTCTACCAATGTGCTCCACGAGAACCCGGGTTTGGAACTGCCGGAGGAATACATGGAGTACGAGTGCTTTGACGGCGCAACGGTATTTGACGCACCGGACAATGAGTATGTTCCCCCGGCGCAAACCGGAAACCGCACCTACACCTTCGACTTTGACTGCGAAAACAGCGCCATTCTCCTTTTCTCGAAAAAAAAGAAAAACGGAGATCGACCCTTTGTGCAGCGCAGCCGTGTGCTGGTGCCCCTGTTGCGGTTTATTGACTTTGCCCTGCGGTGCCTGCTTGCCCTGCTTTTGCTGCCGCTGTTTCTGTTTGACGGCATTTTAGCCGGGCTGGATATTGTGCCCCGGCGCAAAACCGCACCCATTGAGGGTGTGGGCAAAAACATTTTTGTGCAGTTTAAAATCAATGTGTCTTCCTTTATTAAAACCAGCTTTAAGCGTGCCAATTTTGTAGAGAACATTCGCCGCCCGGTGTATGCCATCTACAACGCCTACTACAAACTGCTGTGCAAAAAGGAAGTCGTGCCCAACCGGGTCACCTTTATGTCCGGCCGACGGGACACCCTGGGCGGCAACCCGGAGTTCGTCTATAACCAAATCAAAGACAACCCGAATATTGATTTTCAGTTTTTGCTGTTCTCCGACCCCAACGGCCACTATAAAGCTAAAAATATGTTCCGCTTTGTCAAGCTGTACGCCTCCTCCAAGGTGGTGATCGTGGACGATTACTTCCGCCTGCTGAATATGGTGGACAAGCGCCCGGAAGTGAAGCTGATGCAGCTGTGGCACGCCTGCGGCGCCTTTAAGACCTTTGGCTTTACCCGCCTGGGCAAGGCAGGCGGCCCCAAGCAAACGGACCCCAACCACCGCATGTACGATGTGGCCATTGTCTCCTCTGCGGAGATCGCCAAGCATTACGCCGAGGGCTTCGGCCTGTCCGATGACAAGGTGCTGGCCACCGGCATTCCCAGAACAGATATATTTATGGACCCACAATATGCCCAAACGGTGCAGGATGGATTCTATGCCAAGTATCCCCAGCTGCGGGACAAGCGCATCATCCTCTTTGCCCCCACCTTTCGAGGCAACGGCCAAATGAGCGCCTACTACCCGGCAGACGCCTTCCATGTGGACGAGTTTATGGAAGCTTTGCCGGCAGATACGGCACTGCTGATCAAGTACCACCCCTTCTGCCCGGAGCGCCCGGTGATCCCGGAAGGCTACAAGGATCGGGTGCTGGATCTGTCCGACGAGGACGAGCTCAACGACCTGCTGTTCGTCACCGACCTGCTCATCACCGACTACTCCAGCGTGGTGTTTGAGGCGTCGCTGCTGGATATTCCCATGCTGTTTTATGCCTTCGATCTGTTTGACTACATCAGCAAGCGGGATTTCTATTATGATTTTGAGAGCTTTGTGCCCGGCAAAATCGTCTTTTCTCAGCGGGAATTGACAGAGGCCATCGTCGCCGGTGACTTTGAGAGTGAGAAAGTACCGCCCTTTAAGACCAAGTTCTTTGACCACCTGGACGGCCGCTCCAGCCGCCGAGTGGCAGACCTGATCCTGCGCTTCATCGGTGAGAAAAAATAAAAAAGCATACGCCTTTACCCCCGGCTGTACAGCCGGGGATTTTTTTGCCGTAAATTGGAAAAACAGGCGCTTAAAATTTTCGTATCGCCGGGCAAAACAGGTGCAAAATAATAGGGATATATTAACATTTAAGGAGATATGCTCTATGAAAGCTACCGGTATTGTACGCCGCATTGACGACTTGGGGCGCATTGTGATCCCCAAGGAGATCCGCCGCTCGTTCCGCATTAAGGAGGGCGATCCACTGGAGATCTTTACCAACGCCGACGGCGAGGTGATCTTTAAAAAATACTCGCCCATTGGAGAACTGTCCCAATTTGCCGGGCAATACGCTGAGGTGCTCCACAAGAACGGCTGCTCCCCGGTGGTGATCACGGACAACGACCATGTGGTGGCCGCTGCCGGGGTCAGCAAGCGAGAAGTGATGGAGCGCCGGGTAACCAAGGCGCTGGAGGATGTGATGGACGCCCGCACCCCACGGATCGCCAAGGCACCCGGCGAATGCCTGCAAGCCATTGAGGGCTACGACCGCCCTGCAGAGGTAGCCTATCCCATTGTGTACGGCGGCGATGTATCCGGCACGGTACTGCTGCTGCAAGGTGAGGACGGCAACCTGCCGGACGAAGCACAAATCCGGCTGATCCAGGTAGGCGCCGCCTTTTTGGGGCGCCAAATGGAATAAATGGAATTGTGCAATTTGCACAAAAAGTCAATGCGTTTTTAGTGCATAGTAGCCAATACGCAGAAATGGCAAAAAAAGCCTTGCATTTTTGAAAATCGGGTCTATAATGTGTCACGAAAAGAGAAAAACGGACCCGAGGTACAAGCAATGAAGAAACTTAGAAACAACGCACGCGGTTATATCCTGGATATGTTTGCACAGCACCATATGGTGAAGCGCACCGTGCTGTCTTT comes from Oscillospiraceae bacterium and encodes:
- a CDS encoding CDP-glycerol glycerophosphotransferase family protein; this translates as MTKLTVTIERCQQIGHQLNLQVTLTCPVPPVYPKLSVVFTCGERTRIIPMTFADRDGTTLRAQKTVELAYVFYEPPVGQPMGITFLYTDGVHGYQPVEPDQPYQVTCPPRRALRHFIHSSKKEKLKQLAGACFSLLALPYRHCKVEPKQVTFLSNRSDRLSGNIKSVFLEMTKVPGVEITVLCHKGNLLHSLPVLRQFLRLYATSQVVFVDDYYHLLSYVKKKPEVQLVQLWHACGAFKTFGYSRQGEQALPQGSPNHRQYDYAIVSSQQVCPCYAEGFGIDLQKVLPLGSPRCDRFADDRYKAAFTKRFYAENPQLADKKIVLFAPTFRGGGQGNCYYPLEKFRPDDLLDALPENTVLATKMHPYLTERPTCQRAEHANRFIDLTDRYDVNDLLFVSSVLITDYSSVVYEASILNLPMLFYAFDLESYCKERDFYCDYASFVPGRIVRTMEELTHALQTEDYQQEKVAPFYTRNFDDTAGKATQNVVHFAKELLHIPTDHLPL
- a CDS encoding CDP-glycerol glycerophosphotransferase family protein translates to MFNCKMIINRLHIEDARMEIGVAINCPFDVDVSSPKARILFECDGQTRRLPLRVVNYFRQKQEGSCIVVCNYTYLLDQIFYRFQPESPVTVTIDFEYGRHTVQALPFTVSTNVLHENPGLELPEEYMEYECFDGATVFDAPDNEYVPPAQTGNRTYTFDFDCENSAILLFSKKKKNGDRPFVQRSRVLVPLLRFIDFALRCLLALLLLPLFLFDGILAGLDIVPRRKTAPIEGVGKNIFVQFKINVSSFIKTSFKRANFVENIRRPVYAIYNAYYKLLCKKEVVPNRVTFMSGRRDTLGGNPEFVYNQIKDNPNIDFQFLLFSDPNGHYKAKNMFRFVKLYASSKVVIVDDYFRLLNMVDKRPEVKLMQLWHACGAFKTFGFTRLGKAGGPKQTDPNHRMYDVAIVSSAEIAKHYAEGFGLSDDKVLATGIPRTDIFMDPQYAQTVQDGFYAKYPQLRDKRIILFAPTFRGNGQMSAYYPADAFHVDEFMEALPADTALLIKYHPFCPERPVIPEGYKDRVLDLSDEDELNDLLFVTDLLITDYSSVVFEASLLDIPMLFYAFDLFDYISKRDFYYDFESFVPGKIVFSQRELTEAIVAGDFESEKVPPFKTKFFDHLDGRSSRRVADLILRFIGEKK
- a CDS encoding AbrB/MazE/SpoVT family DNA-binding domain-containing protein, with protein sequence MKATGIVRRIDDLGRIVIPKEIRRSFRIKEGDPLEIFTNADGEVIFKKYSPIGELSQFAGQYAEVLHKNGCSPVVITDNDHVVAAAGVSKREVMERRVTKALEDVMDARTPRIAKAPGECLQAIEGYDRPAEVAYPIVYGGDVSGTVLLLQGEDGNLPDEAQIRLIQVGAAFLGRQME